The Ancylobacter sp. WKF20 genome contains a region encoding:
- a CDS encoding RNA-binding protein: MPDENTVPGTDVPETNVPEINVPTADAAAAGTEVAEPELPETDAGPAAARRETTRQCLATREVMPVDRMIRFVVGPDGVVVPDLAARLPGRGAWVAANRAALRQAMKKKAFGRAFRGRGRAEESLPDLVGALLEKDALAALALANKAGRVVTGNAKVVEALQAAAPRPGMKQVPVAGLMHAADAAEDGMAKLDALARRIGEAAGREIARVMAFPGAQLDLALGRANVVHAALLAHPTSAGFLARVKRLEDWRAD, encoded by the coding sequence ATGCCTGACGAGAACACGGTGCCCGGCACGGACGTGCCCGAGACGAACGTGCCCGAGATTAACGTGCCCACCGCCGATGCGGCTGCGGCCGGCACCGAGGTGGCGGAACCGGAGCTGCCGGAAACCGATGCCGGCCCCGCGGCCGCGCGTCGGGAGACCACAAGGCAGTGCCTCGCCACCCGCGAGGTGATGCCGGTCGACCGGATGATCCGCTTCGTCGTCGGTCCCGACGGCGTGGTGGTTCCCGATCTCGCGGCCCGCCTGCCGGGTCGCGGCGCCTGGGTCGCCGCCAATCGCGCGGCGCTGCGCCAGGCGATGAAGAAGAAGGCTTTCGGCCGCGCCTTTCGTGGCCGTGGCCGTGCCGAGGAGAGCCTCCCCGATCTGGTGGGGGCGCTGCTCGAAAAGGACGCGCTCGCCGCCCTCGCTCTCGCCAACAAGGCCGGGCGGGTGGTGACGGGCAATGCCAAGGTGGTCGAGGCGCTGCAGGCTGCGGCGCCGCGGCCGGGCATGAAGCAGGTGCCCGTCGCGGGGCTGATGCACGCGGCGGACGCGGCCGAGGACGGGATGGCGAAACTCGATGCACTGGCCCGCCGGATCGGCGAGGCCGCGGGACGGGAAATCGCCCGCGTCATGGCCTTTCCGGGCGCGCAATTGGACTTGGCACTCGGGCGGGCAAATGTGGTACATGCTGCGCTGCTTGCGCATCCGACGAGCGCGGGCTTCCTCGCGCGTGTAAAAAGGCTCGAAGACTGGCGCGCCGACTAA
- the nusA gene encoding transcription termination factor NusA gives MAVVSANRLELLQIADAVAREKSIDRGIVIAAMEDAIAKAARSRYGAETDIHAEINPRTGELRLARHLLVVDQVDNPAIEIDLASANRLNPAAQVGDSIADTLPPFDFGRIAAQSAKQVIVQKVREAERDRQYDEFKDRIGEIVNGAVKRVEYGNVVVDLGKGEASLRRDELLPREVFKVSDRIRAYVYDVRREPRGPQIFLSRTHPQFMAKLFAQEVPEIYDGIVEIKAVARDPGSRAKIAVTSRDSSVDPVGACVGMRGSRVQAVVNELQGEKIDIIPWSPDVATFIVNALAPAEVVKVVLDEDSERIEVVVPDAQLSLAIGRRGQNVRLASQLTGWDIDIMTEAEESERRQKEFAERSKIFAEALDLDEMMGQLLASEGFATLEELAYVPLNELAGIEGFDEDTAQELQSRAQNYLAQVEADLDARRRELGVADDLREVPGVTSAMLVAFGENDIKSVEDLAGCATDDLVGWTERKDGETVRTPGALEGFEISREEAEAMVMQARVKAGWIDESELAVAGEDAADGEAEAEDEARA, from the coding sequence ATGGCAGTGGTCAGCGCAAACCGGCTCGAACTCCTGCAGATCGCCGATGCGGTCGCGCGCGAGAAATCGATCGACCGGGGCATCGTCATCGCCGCCATGGAAGATGCGATCGCCAAGGCGGCCCGCTCGCGCTACGGCGCGGAGACCGACATCCACGCCGAGATCAACCCGCGCACCGGCGAGCTGCGCCTGGCGCGCCATCTTCTCGTGGTCGATCAGGTCGACAACCCCGCCATCGAGATTGACCTCGCCAGCGCCAACCGGCTGAATCCGGCCGCGCAGGTCGGCGATTCCATCGCCGACACGCTGCCGCCCTTCGATTTCGGCCGTATCGCCGCGCAGAGCGCCAAGCAGGTCATCGTGCAGAAGGTGCGCGAGGCCGAGCGCGACCGGCAGTATGACGAGTTCAAGGATCGCATCGGCGAGATCGTCAACGGCGCGGTCAAGCGCGTCGAATATGGCAACGTGGTCGTCGATCTCGGCAAGGGCGAAGCCTCGCTGCGCCGCGACGAGCTGCTGCCGCGCGAAGTCTTCAAGGTCAGCGACCGCATCCGCGCCTATGTCTATGACGTGCGGCGCGAACCGCGCGGCCCGCAGATCTTCCTGTCGCGCACCCATCCGCAGTTCATGGCGAAGCTGTTCGCGCAGGAAGTGCCGGAAATCTATGACGGCATCGTCGAGATCAAGGCGGTCGCCCGCGACCCCGGCTCGCGCGCCAAGATCGCCGTCACCTCGCGCGATTCCTCGGTGGACCCGGTCGGCGCCTGCGTCGGCATGCGCGGCTCGCGCGTGCAGGCCGTGGTGAACGAGCTGCAGGGCGAGAAGATCGACATCATCCCGTGGTCGCCGGACGTCGCGACCTTCATCGTCAACGCGCTCGCCCCGGCCGAAGTGGTCAAGGTGGTGCTCGACGAGGATAGCGAGCGTATTGAAGTCGTGGTGCCCGATGCCCAACTAAGCCTGGCGATCGGCCGTCGCGGCCAGAATGTCCGCCTCGCTTCCCAGCTCACCGGCTGGGACATCGACATCATGACCGAGGCGGAAGAGAGCGAGCGGCGCCAGAAGGAATTCGCCGAGCGCTCGAAGATCTTCGCCGAGGCGCTCGATCTCGACGAGATGATGGGCCAGCTTCTGGCCTCCGAGGGCTTCGCGACGCTGGAAGAGCTGGCCTATGTGCCGCTCAACGAGCTCGCCGGCATTGAGGGCTTCGACGAGGACACGGCGCAGGAACTGCAGAGCCGCGCCCAGAACTATCTGGCGCAGGTCGAGGCCGATCTCGACGCGCGCCGCCGCGAGCTGGGCGTCGCCGACGACCTGCGCGAGGTGCCGGGCGTGACTTCGGCCATGCTGGTGGCGTTCGGCGAGAACGACATCAAGTCGGTCGAGGACCTTGCCGGCTGCGCCACCGACGACCTCGTCGGCTGGACCGAGCGCAAGGACGGCGAAACCGTCCGCACGCCGGGCGCGCTGGAAGGCTTCGAGATCTCCCGCGAGGAGGCCGAGGCGATGGTGATGCAGGCCCGCGTCAAGGCCGGCTGGATCGACGAGTCGGAGCTGGCCGTGGCCGGTGAGGACGCGGCGGACGGCGAGGCGGAAGCCGAGGACGAGGCCCGGGCCTGA
- the rimP gene encoding ribosome maturation factor RimP, protein MSEQNITAEQANEAATTPESRLDEPRLVTETGPAARVAGIVGPVLQGLGFRLVRVRLSGREGITLQIMAERPDGSFGIEECEAASRAISPVLDVEDPISGAYTLEMSSPGIDRPLVRLSDFERWAGHEVKVEMAVPLEGRKRFRGMLTGAQNGEALVRLPDAPAGTPDLFALPIADIGEARLVMTEALIREALRRDKALREGAGIDEDDIDTADLGDALEDETDGDEDASEEAGEASPTRAIPPKKMPVRGKVKAKPAFKPKGAAKPGKKSNAKRKSFAKEIH, encoded by the coding sequence ATGAGCGAACAGAACATCACTGCCGAGCAGGCAAACGAAGCGGCCACCACGCCGGAATCGCGCCTCGACGAGCCGCGGCTCGTGACCGAGACCGGTCCGGCCGCGCGGGTCGCCGGCATTGTCGGCCCGGTGCTCCAGGGCCTCGGCTTCCGCCTTGTGCGGGTCCGGCTGTCGGGCCGCGAGGGCATAACGCTGCAGATCATGGCCGAGCGGCCCGATGGCAGTTTCGGTATCGAGGAATGCGAGGCGGCGAGCCGCGCCATCTCGCCGGTGCTCGATGTCGAGGATCCGATCTCCGGCGCCTACACGCTGGAAATGTCCTCGCCCGGCATCGACCGCCCGCTGGTGCGCCTCAGCGATTTCGAGCGCTGGGCCGGCCATGAGGTGAAGGTCGAGATGGCCGTGCCGCTGGAGGGCCGCAAGCGCTTTCGCGGCATGCTGACCGGCGCGCAGAACGGCGAGGCGCTGGTGCGCCTGCCCGACGCCCCGGCCGGCACGCCGGACCTGTTCGCCCTGCCGATCGCCGACATTGGCGAGGCGCGCCTCGTCATGACCGAGGCGCTGATCCGCGAGGCGCTGCGGCGCGACAAGGCGCTGCGCGAGGGCGCGGGCATCGACGAGGACGACATCGACACGGCCGATCTCGGCGACGCGCTCGAGGACGAGACCGACGGTGACGAGGACGCGAGCGAGGAGGCGGGTGAGGCTTCCCCCACGCGCGCCATCCCGCCGAAGAAGATGCCGGTGCGCGGCAAGGTGAAGGCGAAGCCCGCCTTCAAGCCGAAGGGCGCCGCCAAGCCCGGCAAGAAATCCAACGCCAAACGCAAATCTTTCGCGAAGGAGATCCACTGA
- a CDS encoding 4-(cytidine 5'-diphospho)-2-C-methyl-D-erythritol kinase: MLHPPVSAPSAVLTERAPAKVNLSLRVLGRRADGYHELASLVAFAGTADRLSLRPGDELSLSLTGPGAAGLEAGADNLVLRAARDLASRVPGLGLGSFTLDKRLPVAAGIGGGSADAAAALRLLARANGLALGDPRLMAAALVTGSDVPACLLGRACLMGGRGESLTPVALPRFGAVLVNPRVPVATSGVFRALALEPGTARASATPLPAFTSRAVTLSWLAAEPNDLEAPARALAPVLDEVEAALAATPAVRLARMSGSGATMFALYDDCRAAARAAKQVAAARPGWWVKSTVIG, encoded by the coding sequence ATGCTGCACCCGCCTGTATCCGCGCCATCCGCCGTGCTCACCGAACGCGCCCCCGCGAAGGTGAACCTGTCGCTGCGGGTGCTCGGACGGCGGGCGGACGGCTATCACGAACTGGCGAGCCTCGTCGCCTTTGCCGGCACCGCCGACCGGCTGTCGCTCCGGCCGGGAGACGAGCTGTCGCTGAGCCTCACCGGTCCGGGCGCGGCGGGGCTGGAGGCGGGGGCCGACAATCTGGTGCTGCGTGCCGCGCGCGACCTCGCCAGCCGCGTGCCCGGCCTTGGGCTCGGTTCTTTCACTCTCGACAAGCGTCTGCCCGTCGCCGCCGGCATTGGTGGCGGCTCGGCCGATGCGGCGGCGGCGCTGCGGCTGCTGGCCCGCGCCAATGGGCTGGCGCTGGGCGATCCGCGCCTCATGGCGGCGGCGCTCGTCACCGGTTCGGACGTGCCGGCCTGCCTTCTGGGGCGGGCCTGCCTCATGGGCGGGCGCGGCGAGAGCCTCACCCCCGTCGCCCTGCCGCGCTTCGGCGCCGTGCTGGTCAATCCGCGCGTGCCGGTCGCGACTTCCGGCGTGTTCCGCGCGCTGGCGCTGGAGCCGGGCACGGCACGGGCAAGCGCGACGCCGCTGCCCGCCTTCACCAGCCGCGCGGTGACGCTCAGCTGGCTCGCCGCCGAGCCGAACGACCTGGAGGCGCCCGCCCGCGCCCTCGCGCCGGTGCTGGATGAGGTGGAGGCGGCGTTGGCGGCGACACCGGCGGTCCGGCTGGCGCGCATGTCGGGTTCCGGCGCGACGATGTTCGCGCTCTATGACGACTGCCGCGCCGCCGCCCGCGCGGCTAAGCAGGTCGCCGCCGCCCGGCCCGGCTGGTGGGTGAAATCCACCGTGATCGGCTGA
- a CDS encoding YnfA family protein, translating to MTSALVPTALLFGLAAFLEIAGCFAFWAVLRSGANPLWLVPGVLSLIAFGAALTQVEASAAGRAFAAYGGVYVAASLLWLWAVEGFRPDRWDLLGGAVCLFGAAIVVFGPRG from the coding sequence ATGACCAGCGCGCTCGTCCCCACTGCCCTCCTCTTCGGCCTCGCCGCCTTTCTGGAAATTGCCGGCTGCTTCGCCTTCTGGGCGGTGTTGCGCAGCGGGGCGAACCCGCTCTGGCTGGTGCCGGGGGTGCTAAGCCTCATTGCCTTCGGCGCGGCGCTGACGCAGGTCGAGGCGAGCGCGGCCGGGCGCGCCTTCGCCGCCTATGGCGGGGTCTATGTCGCGGCCTCCCTCCTCTGGCTCTGGGCCGTCGAGGGCTTCCGGCCGGACCGCTGGGATCTGCTCGGCGGCGCCGTGTGCCTTTTTGGCGCGGCCATCGTGGTGTTCGGCCCACGCGGCTGA
- a CDS encoding patatin-like phospholipase family protein: protein MDEHPASSRGRRHPRPAPDLHHPPGEAPHQGVIVSGESVATPEPAGPRIAVALGSGGARGLSHIVVLEALDELGIRPCAIAGASIGGFFGCIYAAGMPAKDLRQLVSHTLRNRGEVMRRLLAARVGRIADLFGGLGNPVLVDAERVVAGFLPDMVPERFEDLTIPFQVVATDYWGRCEKMFEHGPIRPAIAASLAIPGLMRPVELGGHTLVDGGAVNPLPFDLLRSKADIVLAVDITGGHGADTRGIPQSLEAMFATLQIMASSIVGEKLKSGAPDILIRPNVHDFRVLDFFRVMAILKAAEPAKDEVKRRLEAVLG, encoded by the coding sequence ATGGACGAACATCCCGCCTCTTCCCGCGGTCGGCGCCATCCCCGCCCGGCCCCCGACCTTCACCATCCGCCCGGCGAGGCGCCCCATCAGGGCGTCATCGTCTCCGGCGAGAGCGTGGCGACGCCGGAACCGGCCGGGCCGCGCATCGCCGTGGCGCTGGGCTCAGGCGGGGCGCGCGGCCTCTCGCATATCGTCGTGCTGGAGGCGCTGGACGAACTCGGCATCCGCCCCTGCGCCATCGCCGGCGCCTCGATCGGCGGCTTCTTCGGCTGCATCTACGCCGCCGGCATGCCGGCCAAGGATCTGCGGCAGCTCGTCTCGCACACGTTGCGCAACCGCGGCGAGGTGATGCGCCGCCTGCTCGCCGCCCGCGTCGGGCGCATCGCCGACCTGTTCGGCGGCCTCGGCAATCCCGTACTGGTCGATGCCGAGCGCGTGGTCGCCGGCTTCCTCCCCGATATGGTGCCGGAGCGCTTCGAGGATCTCACCATCCCCTTCCAGGTGGTGGCGACGGATTATTGGGGCCGCTGCGAGAAGATGTTCGAGCACGGGCCGATCCGCCCGGCCATCGCCGCCTCGCTGGCCATTCCCGGCCTGATGCGCCCGGTCGAACTCGGCGGCCACACGCTGGTCGATGGCGGCGCGGTCAACCCGCTGCCCTTCGACCTCCTGCGCTCCAAGGCCGACATCGTGCTGGCGGTGGACATTACCGGCGGCCATGGCGCGGACACGCGCGGCATCCCGCAATCGCTGGAGGCGATGTTCGCCACGCTGCAGATCATGGCGAGCTCGATTGTCGGCGAGAAGCTGAAATCCGGCGCGCCGGACATTCTCATCCGCCCGAACGTGCATGATTTCCGCGTGCTCGACTTCTTCCGCGTAATGGCCATCCTCAAGGCCGCCGAGCCGGCCAAGGACGAGGTGAAGCGCCGGCTGGAGGCCGTGCTGGGCTGA
- the purD gene encoding phosphoribosylamine--glycine ligase — MNVLLLGSGGREHALAWKLAQSPLLGRLFAVPGNPGIAGHATCIDIPLDDHDAIVTLCGAEKIDLVVVGPEAPLVDGIADRLITEGLPVFGPRRVAAQLEGSKLFTKELCKAHDIPTAAFGRFTEAEAARAFIRAQGAPIVLKADGLMAGKGVIVAMTIDEALDGVDEVFAMGGAGTEILIEEFLEGEEVSFFCLVDGETVLPFGSAQDHKRAYDGDRGPNTGGMGAYSPAPVFTAEMERHALHDIIKPTARALADAASAYRGVLFAGLMITREGPKLIEYNVRFGDPECQVLMLRMEGDLLPILHAVATGRLEDQPVPLKPEAAITVVMAARGYPGSYQKGTRIAGINAAEQIPGVKVFHAGTKQAGSELVANGGRVLNVTAIGANVAEARERAYDAVARIDWPDGFCRSDIAWRALGSDPT; from the coding sequence ATGAATGTTCTACTGCTCGGTTCGGGTGGCCGCGAACACGCGCTCGCCTGGAAGCTGGCGCAGAGCCCGCTTCTCGGCCGGCTCTTTGCGGTGCCGGGCAATCCGGGCATCGCCGGGCATGCGACCTGCATCGACATTCCGCTCGACGACCATGACGCCATCGTCACCCTGTGCGGCGCGGAGAAGATCGACCTTGTGGTGGTCGGCCCCGAAGCGCCGCTGGTGGACGGCATCGCCGACCGGCTGATCACTGAGGGATTGCCGGTGTTCGGCCCGCGCCGCGTCGCCGCGCAGCTGGAAGGCTCCAAGCTCTTCACCAAGGAACTGTGCAAGGCGCACGACATCCCGACCGCCGCCTTCGGCCGCTTCACTGAGGCCGAGGCCGCGCGCGCCTTCATCCGCGCCCAGGGCGCGCCCATCGTGCTGAAGGCCGATGGGCTGATGGCGGGCAAGGGTGTGATCGTCGCCATGACCATCGACGAGGCGCTGGACGGCGTCGACGAGGTGTTCGCCATGGGTGGGGCCGGCACCGAGATCCTGATCGAGGAGTTTCTGGAGGGCGAGGAAGTCTCGTTCTTCTGCCTCGTGGATGGCGAGACCGTGCTGCCCTTCGGCTCGGCGCAGGACCACAAGCGCGCCTATGATGGCGATCGCGGCCCCAACACCGGCGGCATGGGCGCCTATTCGCCCGCCCCGGTCTTCACCGCCGAGATGGAGCGCCACGCGCTGCACGACATCATCAAGCCGACCGCCCGCGCGCTGGCCGATGCGGCGAGCGCCTATCGCGGCGTGCTGTTCGCCGGGCTGATGATCACCCGCGAGGGGCCCAAGCTCATCGAATACAATGTCCGCTTCGGCGACCCGGAATGCCAGGTACTGATGCTGCGCATGGAAGGCGACCTGCTGCCGATCCTGCACGCGGTCGCCACCGGCCGGCTGGAAGACCAGCCGGTGCCGCTGAAGCCCGAGGCGGCGATCACCGTCGTCATGGCGGCGCGCGGCTATCCCGGCAGCTACCAGAAGGGCACGCGCATCGCCGGCATCAATGCTGCCGAGCAGATTCCCGGCGTGAAGGTGTTCCATGCCGGTACGAAGCAGGCGGGCAGCGAGCTCGTCGCCAATGGCGGGCGGGTGCTCAATGTCACCGCCATCGGCGCCAATGTGGCGGAGGCGCGTGAACGGGCCTATGACGCGGTCGCCCGCATCGACTGGCCGGACGGCTTCTGCCGCAGCGACATTGCCTGGCGCGCGCTGGGCAGCGACCCCACATAG
- a CDS encoding MacB family efflux pump subunit has protein sequence MRLDALPAPETGQAVPLRPIIELTDVSRIYPNGETVVRALDRVSLAIHPGEFVAIMGQSGSGKSTLMNIVGCLDRPSAGAYRVDGVDVADLDPDQLAALRCSTFGFVFQRYNLLPTLTAAENVEIPAIYAGTPQERRETRSHQLLARLGLGDRAEHRPNQLSGGQQQRVSIARALMNAAPVILADEPTGALDSRSGEDVLALLTELNAEGHTVILITHDPDVAAHARRVVRFQDGHIVSDERREPEPARAPLPGTRAGGGGGFGRFVPDLAEAVRMAFASMAANVFRTALTLLGIVIGVASVITMLAVGDGGKQSVLERISQIGTNLLIVRPGAAGIRTSGDNATLLPEDADALRVIPGISAVAPERAGRYTMRFGSADYYTSVTATSADYLDARDWALARGVMFTAADVRTYAPVIVLGQTVVTNLFGEDDPLGRYVLVKNVPYEVIGVLAPRGANAFGQDQDDVALVPISTGFVRVFGRRFVNSITVKVEKAEDIPQVEQAITRVITDRHQVEDFQVRNTAQFLETALETQNTLTLVLGCVAAISLLVAGIGVMNIMLVSVTERTREIGIRMATGARMSNIMLQFNTEALVVCGVGGAVGVGLGIGVALLLEYLGVTIVLSLLPPVLAFGCAFLTGLIFGYLPARKAAGMDPVVALAYE, from the coding sequence ATGCGCCTCGACGCATTGCCGGCCCCCGAAACCGGGCAGGCGGTGCCGCTGCGCCCGATCATCGAACTTACCGATGTCAGCCGCATCTACCCGAATGGTGAGACGGTGGTGCGCGCGCTCGACCGCGTGTCGCTCGCCATCCATCCCGGCGAGTTCGTCGCCATCATGGGCCAGTCCGGCTCGGGCAAGTCGACGCTGATGAACATTGTCGGCTGCCTCGACCGCCCCTCGGCGGGCGCCTACCGGGTAGACGGCGTCGATGTCGCGGATCTCGATCCCGACCAGCTCGCGGCGCTGCGCTGCTCGACCTTCGGCTTCGTGTTCCAGCGCTACAATCTGCTGCCGACGCTGACGGCGGCGGAAAATGTCGAAATTCCCGCCATTTATGCCGGCACGCCGCAGGAGCGGCGAGAGACCCGCTCGCACCAGCTGCTCGCCCGGCTCGGCCTTGGCGATCGCGCCGAGCACCGCCCGAACCAGCTTTCCGGCGGCCAGCAGCAGCGCGTCTCCATCGCCCGCGCGCTGATGAACGCCGCGCCGGTGATCCTCGCCGACGAGCCGACCGGCGCGCTCGATTCGCGCAGCGGCGAGGATGTGCTGGCCCTGCTCACCGAGCTGAACGCGGAAGGCCACACGGTCATCCTGATCACCCACGACCCCGATGTCGCCGCGCATGCCCGCCGCGTGGTGCGCTTTCAGGACGGGCACATCGTCTCCGACGAGCGGCGCGAGCCGGAACCCGCCCGCGCGCCGCTGCCGGGAACGCGCGCCGGCGGCGGGGGCGGCTTTGGCCGCTTCGTGCCGGATCTGGCGGAAGCCGTGCGCATGGCCTTCGCCTCCATGGCGGCCAACGTGTTCCGCACGGCGCTGACGCTGCTCGGCATCGTCATCGGCGTCGCCTCGGTCATCACCATGCTGGCGGTGGGCGATGGCGGCAAGCAGAGCGTGCTGGAGCGCATTTCGCAGATCGGCACCAATCTGCTGATCGTGCGGCCGGGGGCGGCAGGCATCCGCACCAGCGGCGACAATGCGACGCTTCTGCCGGAGGATGCCGACGCGTTACGGGTCATTCCGGGCATCAGCGCCGTAGCGCCCGAGCGCGCCGGCCGCTACACGATGCGCTTCGGCTCGGCCGACTATTACACCTCGGTTACCGCCACCAGCGCCGACTATCTCGACGCCCGCGACTGGGCGCTGGCGCGCGGCGTGATGTTCACCGCCGCCGATGTGCGCACCTATGCGCCGGTGATCGTGCTCGGGCAGACCGTCGTCACCAACCTGTTCGGCGAGGATGATCCGCTTGGGCGCTACGTGCTGGTGAAGAACGTGCCCTATGAGGTGATCGGCGTGCTCGCCCCGCGCGGCGCCAATGCCTTTGGCCAGGATCAGGACGACGTGGCGCTGGTGCCGATCTCCACCGGCTTCGTGCGGGTGTTCGGCCGGCGCTTCGTCAACTCCATCACGGTGAAGGTGGAGAAGGCCGAGGACATCCCGCAGGTCGAGCAGGCCATCACCCGCGTCATCACCGATCGCCATCAGGTCGAGGATTTCCAGGTGCGGAACACCGCGCAATTCCTCGAGACGGCGCTGGAGACGCAGAACACCCTCACCCTCGTGCTCGGCTGCGTCGCCGCCATCTCGCTGCTGGTGGCGGGCATCGGCGTGATGAACATCATGCTGGTGAGCGTCACCGAGCGCACCCGGGAGATCGGCATCCGCATGGCGACCGGCGCGCGCATGAGCAACATCATGCTGCAGTTCAACACCGAGGCGCTGGTGGTGTGCGGCGTCGGCGGGGCGGTGGGCGTCGGGCTCGGCATCGGCGTGGCGCTGCTGCTCGAATATCTCGGCGTCACCATCGTGCTGTCGCTCTTGCCGCCGGTGCTGGCCTTTGGCTGCGCCTTCCTCACCGGGCTGATCTTCGGCTACCTCCCCGCCCGCAAGGCCGCCGGCATGGACCCCGTGGTGGCGCTGGCCTACGAGTGA
- a CDS encoding efflux RND transporter periplasmic adaptor subunit produces the protein MAACAGGYYYGTRAQAPAAPEFQTAKVEIGDIQTNVTAIANMQPKTYVDVGTQVSGQLRVIHPDVGAIVKKGDLLAEIDPTVYQTRVNGDRASLDNLRAQLAQAEAQLTLDRLRNDRAQELWSKQAGSRDAAEAAEATMRISIAKIDALKAQIAQTQATLDGDLANLGYTKIYAPMDGTVVSITAREGSTLNANQSAPIVLRIADLQTMTVTAQVAEGDIPKITVGTPAYFSTLGLPDRRWEGAVRQIEPTPTIVNDVVLYNVLIDVPNPDLTLMTNMTAQVFFRLGEAKGVPLVPTAAVRTRRDGTATVRVMTPQGPQERNIKIGIANRTMTQVIEGLSPGDTVVTGTGAPGARPGGPGGQRPPAMPPRLG, from the coding sequence GTGGCGGCGTGCGCGGGCGGCTACTATTATGGCACCCGCGCTCAGGCGCCGGCCGCGCCCGAGTTCCAGACCGCCAAGGTCGAGATCGGCGACATCCAGACCAATGTCACCGCCATCGCCAATATGCAGCCCAAGACCTATGTCGATGTCGGCACGCAGGTCTCCGGCCAGCTCCGGGTGATCCATCCCGATGTCGGGGCGATCGTGAAGAAGGGCGACCTGCTCGCCGAGATCGACCCCACCGTCTACCAGACCCGCGTGAATGGCGACCGCGCCAGCCTCGACAATCTGCGCGCCCAGCTCGCCCAGGCCGAGGCGCAGCTCACGCTCGACCGGCTGCGCAACGACCGCGCCCAGGAACTCTGGTCGAAGCAGGCCGGCAGCCGTGACGCGGCGGAGGCGGCCGAGGCCACGATGCGCATCTCCATCGCCAAGATCGACGCGCTGAAGGCCCAGATCGCCCAGACGCAGGCGACGCTCGACGGCGACCTCGCCAATCTCGGCTACACCAAGATTTACGCGCCCATGGACGGCACGGTGGTCTCGATCACCGCCCGCGAGGGCTCGACGCTCAACGCCAACCAGAGCGCGCCTATCGTGCTGCGCATCGCCGACCTGCAGACCATGACGGTGACGGCGCAGGTGGCCGAGGGCGACATTCCGAAAATCACCGTCGGCACCCCCGCCTATTTCTCCACGCTCGGCCTGCCGGACCGGCGCTGGGAGGGCGCGGTGCGGCAGATCGAGCCGACGCCGACCATCGTCAACGACGTCGTGCTCTACAATGTGCTGATCGACGTGCCCAACCCCGACCTGACGCTGATGACCAACATGACCGCGCAGGTCTTCTTCCGTCTCGGCGAGGCCAAGGGCGTGCCGCTGGTGCCGACCGCCGCCGTGCGCACCCGCCGCGACGGCACCGCGACCGTGCGCGTGATGACCCCGCAGGGGCCGCAGGAGCGCAACATCAAGATCGGCATCGCCAACCGCACCATGACGCAGGTGATCGAGGGGCTGTCGCCCGGCGACACCGTCGTCACCGGCACCGGCGCCCCCGGCGCGCGTCCGGGTGGACCGGGCGGCCAGCGCCCGCCCGCCATGCCGCCGCGCCTCGGCTGA
- a CDS encoding S49 family peptidase — protein sequence MASSFLADLRRRLDPILPARMRAGAAIVPVVRLSGAIGMARPFNPGLTFAGISRTLDRAFAVKGAKAVALVINSPGGAPVQSHLIYRRIRLLADEKKIPVIAFVEDVAASGGYMLACAADEIVADPFSIVGSIGVVSAGFGFDRVIDKLGIDRRVYTAGTRKVMLDPFQPEKAEDIERLKAIQQDIHAAFSGLVKQRRGDVLTGDDDTLFSGEFWAAPQAQELGLVDSIGEVRSFLRARYGEKVLTPVIEQRAGFFSRRLPGLSALGGDAAGAAGAGFAQSLAAQAEERALWGRFGL from the coding sequence ATGGCCAGCTCATTTCTCGCCGACCTCCGCCGCCGCCTCGATCCCATCCTGCCCGCGCGTATGCGCGCGGGTGCCGCCATCGTCCCGGTGGTCCGGCTCTCCGGCGCCATCGGCATGGCGCGCCCGTTCAATCCCGGCCTGACCTTCGCCGGCATCTCCCGCACGCTCGACCGCGCCTTCGCGGTGAAGGGCGCCAAGGCGGTGGCGCTGGTGATCAACTCGCCGGGCGGCGCGCCGGTGCAGTCGCATCTCATCTACCGGCGCATCCGTCTGCTGGCGGACGAAAAGAAGATCCCGGTCATCGCCTTCGTCGAGGATGTCGCGGCTTCCGGCGGCTACATGTTGGCCTGCGCGGCGGATGAGATCGTCGCCGACCCCTTCTCGATCGTCGGCTCGATCGGCGTGGTCAGCGCAGGCTTCGGTTTCGACCGGGTGATCGACAAGCTCGGCATCGACCGGCGCGTCTACACCGCCGGCACGCGCAAGGTGATGCTCGACCCGTTCCAGCCGGAAAAGGCCGAGGATATCGAGCGGCTCAAGGCGATCCAGCAGGACATCCACGCCGCCTTCAGCGGGCTGGTGAAGCAGCGCCGGGGCGATGTGCTCACCGGCGACGACGACACGCTGTTTTCCGGCGAGTTCTGGGCGGCGCCGCAGGCGCAGGAGCTGGGGCTGGTCGATTCCATCGGCGAGGTGCGCTCCTTCCTGCGGGCGCGCTATGGCGAGAAGGTGCTTACCCCGGTGATCGAACAGCGCGCCGGCTTCTTCAGCCGCCGCCTGCCGGGCCTCTCCGCGCTTGGCGGGGATGCCGCCGGCGCCGCCGGGGCGGGCTTCGCCCAGTCGCTGGCCGCCCAGGCCGAGGAGCGCGCCCTGTGGGGCCGCTTCGGCCTGTGA